DNA sequence from the Agromyces aureus genome:
CCAGTTGATCAGGCCCTGCGCGACGCCGAGTGCCGTGGTGACGACCATGTAGCGCCGCACGTTCTTCGCGTAGTCCCGAATGGAATGCACGAACAGGGCCCGGTGCGGCTCGATCCGGCGGAGCACCCCGGGCAGCAGCGCCGAGTCCATCGCCATGAGCAGCACCATCGTGAAGATGATCACGAACGTCGTCGTGGCCCCGGCGAGCCCGCCGATCAAGCCCCAGACGACGCTGACGATCGACCCCGCGTCGAAGCTGCCGATCGCGGCCGAGATCTGGTCGGAGCCGATGCCGATCTTCGACAGCGCCTCGCCCACGCTCGCGACGGCGGCCTGGATCTGCGGGGCGAACTGCGGGAGGAGACTCGCGAACTGACTGAAGGCGACGGCCACGGCGTAGCCGAACACCACGATGAGAGCGAGCACGGTCACGATGGCGACCCCGGTGGCGATGCCCGTCGGTACGCGGCGGCGCTCGAGCGCGGTGCGCACCGGGCTCGCGCAGATCGTCAGCACGAGGGCGAGGAAGACCGGGGCGACGATCGACGAGATCGCGGCGAGGCCGAAGACGGCGAGCACGCCGCCGCCGAGGCCCGCGAGGAGGAGGGCGTTGCGGTTCACGGTCGAGGGCACCTCGTCGGCCGTCGGCGCCGCCTCGGGCGCAGGCTTCGGGTTCTTCCGGTTCCACCACATCGAGGTCAGGCTAGCGCCCGGCGGGCCTCGCCCGGCGGATTCGCTGAGGATTCGTCAGGCGCGGCGTGGTGCATCACCGGAGGGGAGACGACGAAACGGGTGGGGCCGCAGGTGCAGCCCCACCCGTTCTGGGGGTTCGTTCGGGAGGTCGGTTCGGTGGGTCGCGGGGGCGTTCGTCGACTACGCGGCGAGCGGGAACCCGCCGGTCCAGGAGATCTTCTCCTGCACGGCGAGCGTGAGCTGCAGGAACCCGAGCGACTCGAGCTCGCGGGCGCGCTTGAGCGAGCCGGCGTCGACGGCCTTCACGCCGCCCGCGCTGACGACCGAGGCGAGCAGCGCCTTGGCGTCGGCGTCGTCGCCCGCGATGAGCACGGTGGTGGCGGCGTCGCCGATGGTCTTGGAGGCGAGGGTGCTCGCGAAGTTCGTGTTGAAGGCCTTGAGCACGCGCGACTGGGGGAGTGCGTCGGCGAGGTCGGCCGCGGCCGAGCCGTCGGCGTCGACGACGAGGCCGTCGAAGGTCGAGAAGTCGAGGGGGTTCGTGATGTCGACGACGACCTTGCCGGCGAGCTGGTCGGCGCGCTCGGCGACGATCTGCGCGAGGGCGGGGTGCGGCACGGCCAGCACGACGATGTCGCCCGTGATGTCGGTGGTGGCGCGGTCGATGTACTCGACCGTCGTGCCGCCGTCGGCCAGCAGGCCGCCGATCGCGGTGCCCATGTTGCCGTTTCCGATGATGCTGACCGTGGTCATGTGGTTCTCCTCGTGATGCCGATGCGGCGGGTTTACTTGTTGGAACAACTAAACCGTAGCACGACATTGGTTGTCATGACAACCAATGCGCTAGAATCGGACCATGACCTCGATCCAGCCCTTCTCGCCGGTCGAAGCCACGGCATGGGCCAGGCTCGTCGCCGTGAGCGAACTGCTGCCGACCATGCTCGACGCGCAACTGCTGCGCGACGTCGAGCTCACCCACTTCGAGTACCTCGTGCTCTCGGTGCTCGCGGCCTCGCCCGAGCACACGAGTCGCATGACGCGGCTCGCGTCGCAGACCAACGCCACGCTCCCGCGGCTCTCGCACGTCGCTCGCCGACTCGAGCAGAAGGGCCTGCTCGAGCGCTTCCCGTGTCCTCAAGACAAGCGGGCCACCAACGCGCGCGTCACCGCCGCCGGCCTCTCCGTGCTCGAGCAGGCGGCGCCCGGCCACGTCGCGACCGTGCGGTCGAACGTGCTCGACGTGCTCGAGCCCGCCGAGCTCGAGCAGCTCGCCGCCATCAGCTCCCGCATCCTCGCCCGCCTCGACCCAGAGGGGCGCATGTCGGCGACGCAGTGCGACGCGGCCGCTCGGGCCGGGTCCGATGCGGTGCCGGATGCCACGGCGGCCGTTCCCGCGTAGGCCCGCCACCGGCATCCGCTCGCCCGAGCCGTCGCGCCGGGTACCCGATCGTGTCGCGGAATGCCACGCTGGAGTCGACCGAGCCGCACGGCCGGCAGGAGTCGTCGATCGAGCCCGGAGACCATGACCTCGTCAGCATCGCAGCACCCGCCCAGAGTCGAGCGACCCCTGCATGACGGATGGCGCGTGCGCGCGGCATCCGGACCGGTTCCCGATTCGCTCGGAACGGGGTCGATCGGCGCGGCCGCGATCGGGGGCGGCGCGATCACCGCGATCGGGGCGGCCGGGGACACCGCCGGCATCCCCGCAGTCGTGCCGGGCGTCGTGCACCTCGACCTCATGCGGGCGGGGCTCATCCCCGACCCGTACCTCGACGACCACGAATCGGCGCTCGCCTGGATCGGCCTGGTCGACTGGACCTACGAGACGACGTTCGAGCTGACGCACGAAGCGCGGGCCGCGGCATCCGTTCACGAATTGGTCTTCGACGGCCTCGACACCGTGGCGACCGTGTCGCTCAACGGCGTCGTGATCGCCGAGGTCGCGAACCAGCACCGAACGCACCGCATCGACGTGACCGCCCTCGTGCGCGACGGCGACAACGAGCTCGTCGTCGCGTTCCGCAGCCCGGTGAAGTACGCGAACGCGCAGAGCCTCGCGCTCGGCGCCAGGCCCCGGCCGTACCCGACCCCGTTCGACGCGATCCGCAAGTCGGCGTGCAGCTTCGGCTGGGACTGGGGCATCGCCACGGCGACGAGCGGCATCTGGCGGCCGGTGCGGCTCGAATCGTGGTCGACCGCGCGCCTCGACGACGTGCTCGTTCGCACCGAGGTCGACGGCGGGGGCGGTGCCGTGATCGTCGAGGTGTCGGTGGTGTTCGCCCCGAGTGCGGGAGGCGGCGGCGATGCCCGCGCCGCCGACCGACGCGACGCCGACCGACGCGACGTGCCGGTGTTCGTCTCGGTCGCGGTGGCCGGGCCGGGCCTCGACGAGATTCCGTCGGCCCTCGTCGACCTCGTCGACGGCCGGGCGAGCGTGCGCGTCGACCTCGAGCACGTCGAGCGCTGGTGGCCGATCGGCCATGGCGCGCAGCACCGGTACGTCGTCGACGTTCGGCTGCACGCCGGTGAGGTCGTCGATGCGACCCACCGCGTGGTCGGCTTCCGCGAGCTGCGCTGGAACACCGAACCGGATGCCGACGGCACGCCGTTCCAGCTGGTGGTGAACGATCGGCCGGTGTTCGTGAAGGGCGTCAACTGGATCCCCGACGACGCGTTCCCGGTTCGCGTCGACCGGGCCCGCTACCGCGAGCGACTCGAGCAGGCGGCATCCGCTGGGCTCAACCTCGTGCGTGTGTGGGGAGGGGGCATCTACGAGTCCGACGACTTCTACGACCTCTGCGACGAACTGGGACTGCTGACGTGGCAGGACTTCCTGTTCGCGTGCTCGGCGTACGCCGAGGAGGAGCCGCTGCGTTCGGAGGTCGCCGCCGAAGCGCGGGACAACATCGTGCGCCTCGCGCACCATCCGTCGCTCGCCCTGCTGACGGGCAACAACGAGAACCTCTGGGGGTACGAGGACTGGGGCTGGAAGCTCGCGCTCGATGGCAGGACCTGGGGCGCGTACTACTACCACGAGCTGTTTCCGAAGCTCGTGGCCGAGCACGCACCGCACGTGCCGTATGCGCCGGGCAGCCCGTTCAGCCCGGGCGGCCCGGGCGGCGAGCACGGCGGTGAGCAAGGCGGCGAGCATCCGAACGCCGAGGCGCACGGCACCATGCACGTCTGGGACCTCTGGAACCAGCAGGACTGGCCGCACTACCGCGACCTCGAACCGCGCTTCGTCGCCGAGTTCGGCTGGCAGGGGCCGCCGGCCTGGTCGACCCTCACGAGGGCGATCAGCGACGACCCGCTGACGCCCGAATCGCCCGGCATGATCGTGCACCAGAAGGCGACCGACGGCAACGCGAAGCTCACCGCGGGCCTCGTGCCCCACTACCGCGTGCCGAACGACATGGAGACCTGGCACTGGGCCATGCAGCTCAACCAGGCCAACGCCATCTCGTGCGCGCTCGACCACTACCGCTCGCACTGGCCCAAGACCGCGGGCGCCGTCGTCTGGCAGCTCAACGACTGCTGGCCGGTCACCTCGTGGGCCGCGATCGACGGCGACGGACACGCCAAGCCGCTGTTCCACGCGATCCGGAATGCGTTCGCGCCGCGCGTGGTGTCGATCCAGCCTCGGGTCGACGCCTCGGGTGCGTCCGCCCTGGCCGCCGTCCTCGGCAACGACGCCGACGACGGCTGGGTGGGCGAGGTCGTGTTCGAGCGGCGCGGCTTCGACGGGTCGGTGCTGGCCCGCGCCGCGGCATCCGTCGAGGTGGCGGCTCGGTCGTCGGCGACGGTGGCGATTCCGGTCGAGGTCGCCCAGGCGACGGATGCCGCGTGCGAGCTGCTCGTGGCCTCGCTCGACGGCGTACGCGGCCTCTGGTGGTTCGCCGAGCCGCGCGACAGTGCGCTCGCGGCCGCCGACGTGACGGTCGAGACCGCCTCGACCGGTGCCGGCGTCGTCGCCGTAACCGTCACGGCCGGCGCATCGGTCGTGCGCGACCTGACGCTGCTCTTCGACAAGCTCGACGTGCACGCTGCGGTGGATTCCGGCCTCGTGACGCTGCTGCCGGGGGAGTCGTGGGTGTTCACCGTGAGCGGAGTCTCGGCGCCGGGCGTGATCTCGGCCGAAGCGGTCTCCGATCCGCGCGTGCTGCGCAGCGGCAACCAGCTCGTGGCGCCGCCGGCCTGACAGCGCCCCGCTCGTGCGCGCCGTGCCCGCACGCGCCCACGCCCACGCGCCAACGCCCGCGGCGTGCGACGCCGTGCCGCGACATCCGCCCCTTGACAAGGAATTGTGTTTGTTTCAAACTCAATTCACCACTTGCAAGGAGGCAGCGTGAAGATCGTCATCATCGGAGCCGGCCTCGGCGGGCTCGCGACGGCCCTGAGTCTCGGGCGCGCGGGGTTCGAGGATGTGACGGTGATCGAGCGGGCCTCCGAGCTGCGCCCGCTCGGCGTCGGCATCAACCTGCTGCCGCACGCCGTGCGCGAGCTCACCGAACTCGGCCTCGCCGAGCAGGTCGCCGCGATCGCCGCAGCACCCGGGCGCCTCGCCTACTTCAACCGCCACGGCCAGCCCGTGTGGAGCGAGCCGCGTGGGCTCGACGCCGGCTACCAGTGGCCGCAGCTGTCGGTGCACCGCGGCGAGTTCCAGCTGCTGCTCGTCGAGGCGGTGCGCGAGCGCTTCGGCGCCGACGCCATCGGGCTCGGCTGGCGCGCGACGGGCGTCGAGCACGGCGTCGAGGTCTCCGATGCGACACGGGCGAGCGGCGGCATCCGTCGTCAGGAGCGCGTGCGGTTCGCGGATGCCGCGGGCGACGAGCTCGTGCTCGACGCCGACGTCGTCGTGGCCGCCGACGGCATCCACTCCGCGATCCGCGCGCAGGCGAACCCGGGCGAGGGCGCGCCCCCGTGGAACCGGCTCCTGCTCTGGCGCGGCACCGCGGTGGTTCCGACGTACCTCGACGGCCGCACGATGATCATGGCGGGCGACGCCGAGCAGAAGTTCGTGGCCTACCCGCTGGCCGCCGGCGCGACCGGCGAGGCAGCACCCGAGGGGTTCACGCGCGTGAACTTCATCGCCGAGCGCCGTGCGCCAGAGGGCGTCGACGAGACCGCCGACTGGAATCACGCCGTCGACCCCGCGCCCATCGTCGAGCTCTTCGCCGACTGGCGCTTCGACTGGCTCGACGTTCCGGGCGTGATCGCGGCGGCCGACGAGATCCTCGAGTACCCGATGGTCGACCGCGACCCGCTCGAGCGCTGGATCTTCGGCCGCACCACCCTGCTCGGCGACGCCGCGCACGCGCTCTACCCGAACGGGTCGAACGGGGCGTCGCAGGCGATCCTCGACGCGCGCACGCTCGCGTTCCACCTGGCGGGTGCCGCCGCGGCCGGCGGCGCCGGTGACGACACAGACGACGCGGACGACGGAAGCGCCATCGACGCCGCGCTCGCCGCATACGAGGCCGACCGCCGCCCGGCGACGACGAAGCTCAGCGGCATGACCCGACAGCTCGGCCCCGAGCGGGTCATGCAGCTCGCGTACGAACGGGCCCCGCAGGGGTTCGCCGACGTGCACGACGTGATCCCCGAGGCCGAGCTGCAGCAGATCGCGGACTCGTACAAGGTCGCGGCCGGGTTCCACCCCGACCGGCTCAACGAGCGCTCGTCGTTGACCCGTGCGGTGCGCGCATGACTTCGGCTGCGGCATCCGACGGCCTCGACGTCGCGCGCCTCAGCGGCCTGATCTCGCCGCTGCGACGCAGCCTGCTGCGCGCCGCACGTGCGGCCGAGCATCTGCCCGAGATCGCCGACGCCCAGATCGAGGTGCTGCGCGCGCTGCCGGCCGACGTCTCGCGCAGCCCGGTCGAACTCGCCGACGATCTCAGCCTCAACCGCACGACCGTGAGCAACCTGCTGAAGTCGATGGAGGCCGCCGGGCTCGTCACGAGGTCGACGGATGCCGCGGACCGCCGCCGCGTCGAGGTGCGCGCCTCGGGCGAGGCGCACCGACTGCTCGAGCGCTTCGACGCGGCCAGCGCGACCCTCGTCGGCGAGGCGCTCGCCGACCTCGACCCCGATGACGCCCGGGCGCTGGCCGCGGCGCTGCCCGCGCTCGAACGGCTGCGGGACGCGTTGCACGTTCTCTCGAGGGCGGCCACCGGCATCCGCTCGGCCGTCGAAGTCGAAGTCGACGTCGTCGGAGCCGCTGGAGCAGCGGTCGCCGCTGGAGCCGCAGACGCCGCCGAGGCCCGCGCATGAGCGGCGTCGAACCTCCGGCCACCCGGCTCGTGAAGCTGTTCCGCGCCGAGGTCGTCGTCGACGGCATCGAGGACCACGGCGTGACGAGCGTCGGACACCGCCGGGTCGTGCCGATCCTCGGCGGGCGCCTCAGTGCGGGGCTCGACGCCGAGGTGCTGCCGGGCGGCGCCGATTGGCAGGTCGTGCGGCCCGACGGCACCATCGAGATCGACACGCGCTACTCGGCGCGCACGCCGGCGGGCGACCTGCTGCACCTTCGCACGCACGGGATCCGCTCGGGGCCGCCCGAGGTGCTCGCGGCGCTCGGACGCGGCGAGGTCGTGCCGCCCGAGCAGTACACGTTCCGGCTGCACGTCGAGGTCGAGACCTCCGCCCCGGCCCTGGCGCAATTGCAGCGGCAGCTCATCGTCGGCGTCGCCGCCCGCGGGCCCCGCGAGATCGTCTACGACGCCTACCGGGTCGACTGACCCGAGTCGCGAACCGGCGCGGAGATGGGTTCGCCAGGCCCGACGAGCACGCGCCACACCCACTCGGCGGCGGTCTCGACACCCGGGCGCGGATCGAGCTCGAGCCAGGCCTGCACGACCGCGAGGCACGAGCCCGCGATGCCGGCCGCGACGATGTCGATCGGCAGCCCCTCGAACGCGGTCGTGCCGGAGGAGATGACGCCCTCGCGCGCCTGCGCGTGGAACCGGGCGCGGATGCGCGCCGCGACGATGGGGGAGCCGCGCTCGCCGAGGAGTCGTCGGTAGAGGTCGGCGTCGGCGTCGAAGTGCGCGAGGAACGCGACCATCGAATCCGGAAGCCGCGACGGGATGTCGGTGGGCACGTCGAGTTCGGCGACGGCCTCGATCTCGGCGGCCTCGATGGCATCGGCGAGCAGCGTGTCGCGGTCGTCGTAGTGCTGGTAGAAGCTCGAGCGGTTGACGCCGGCGGCGTCGGTGATCTCGGCGACCGTGGCGTCGTCGAAGCGGTCGGCCCGAGCCAGTTCGAGTGCGGCCTGCTGCAGCGCTCGGCGGGTGCGCTCAACGCGCGCATCCACTCGGTCCGACATCGCTTCGCCCACCCTCGCATTCTTGCAGTCTTCGGCGCGCGAAACCGTGACTTCGCCGACAATTGTCGGATATCCGACAGATGTTGTTTAGGCTGGAGGCATCCAGTTCGGAGTAGAAAAGGACCCCCGTCATGGCACTCACCGCCAACTCCACCATCGCCGAATGGCTCGCCGACCCCGCCGGTCACGCCGCGCTGCAGGGCCTCGTGAGCCAGGGCGGCGGCTCGACCGAGCAGCTCGCACCCATCGCCGGCCTGCCGCTGCAGCAGCTCGTCGTCATGAGCCAGGGCCAGATGCCGCAGGCGGCCGTCGATGAGCTCGTGAAGGCCGTGAACGGCGGCGTCATCCCCGAAGACGCCGAGTCCACCGCCTGGCAGGAGCAGGTCACCCCCGGCCGTTTCGCCGGCAAGACCGTGATCGTCACCGGCGCGGCATCCGGCATCGGCCGCGCCACTGCGAGCCGCATCGCACGTGAGGGCGGCCGCGTCGTCGCCGTCGACATCTCGGCCGAGAAGCTCGATGAGTTCGCGGCATCCATCCCCGGCTCCGAGATCGTGCCCGTCGCCGGCGACATCACCAAGCAGGAGTCGATCGACGCGATCGTCGCCGCCGCGGGTGACAAGATCTACGGCCTCGCCAACGTCGCCGGCATCAACGACGACTTCTCGCCGATCCACGAGACGCCCGACGCCATCTGGGACAAGGTCATGGCCGTCAACGTCACCGGCACGTTCAAGCTCACCCGCGCGGTCGTGCCGTTCATGCTCGAGGCCGGCAAGGGCTCGATCGTCAACGTCGCGAGCGAGGCCGGCCTGCGCGGCAACGCCTCTGGCAACGCCTACACGACCTCGAAGCACGCCGTCGTCGGCCTCACCAAGTCGGCCGCCTTCATGTACGCCCTGCAGGGCGTGCGCGTGAACGCCGTCGCCCCCGGCGGCGTCGCGACCGGCATCCCGTTCCCGCCGCACGTGTCCGAGGTCGGCTCCGCCCGGCTCGC
Encoded proteins:
- a CDS encoding AI-2E family transporter: MWWNRKNPKPAPEAAPTADEVPSTVNRNALLLAGLGGGVLAVFGLAAISSIVAPVFLALVLTICASPVRTALERRRVPTGIATGVAIVTVLALIVVFGYAVAVAFSQFASLLPQFAPQIQAAVASVGEALSKIGIGSDQISAAIGSFDAGSIVSVVWGLIGGLAGATTTFVIIFTMVLLMAMDSALLPGVLRRIEPHRALFVHSIRDYAKNVRRYMVVTTALGVAQGLINWFVLVLLGVPGAFIWGLLSFICSFIPNVGYFIAIIPPIVFGALTGGWPTVIAVIVLYGVVNAGVQSIIQPRVVGNAVALSQSITFFSVLFWAIVLGPTGAILAIPLTLLVRMLLVDTNPRMPWIKPLLGDNTASKLEKAEAKAAAAAGKAAGSGPGATAADTSGVPESVEAAGADSPDDPAPASR
- a CDS encoding NADPH-dependent F420 reductase, producing MTTVSIIGNGNMGTAIGGLLADGGTTVEYIDRATTDITGDIVVLAVPHPALAQIVAERADQLAGKVVVDITNPLDFSTFDGLVVDADGSAAADLADALPQSRVLKAFNTNFASTLASKTIGDAATTVLIAGDDADAKALLASVVSAGGVKAVDAGSLKRARELESLGFLQLTLAVQEKISWTGGFPLAA
- a CDS encoding MarR family winged helix-turn-helix transcriptional regulator, coding for MTSIQPFSPVEATAWARLVAVSELLPTMLDAQLLRDVELTHFEYLVLSVLAASPEHTSRMTRLASQTNATLPRLSHVARRLEQKGLLERFPCPQDKRATNARVTAAGLSVLEQAAPGHVATVRSNVLDVLEPAELEQLAAISSRILARLDPEGRMSATQCDAAARAGSDAVPDATAAVPA
- a CDS encoding glycosyl hydrolase 2 galactose-binding domain-containing protein, coding for MTSSASQHPPRVERPLHDGWRVRAASGPVPDSLGTGSIGAAAIGGGAITAIGAAGDTAGIPAVVPGVVHLDLMRAGLIPDPYLDDHESALAWIGLVDWTYETTFELTHEARAAASVHELVFDGLDTVATVSLNGVVIAEVANQHRTHRIDVTALVRDGDNELVVAFRSPVKYANAQSLALGARPRPYPTPFDAIRKSACSFGWDWGIATATSGIWRPVRLESWSTARLDDVLVRTEVDGGGGAVIVEVSVVFAPSAGGGGDARAADRRDADRRDVPVFVSVAVAGPGLDEIPSALVDLVDGRASVRVDLEHVERWWPIGHGAQHRYVVDVRLHAGEVVDATHRVVGFRELRWNTEPDADGTPFQLVVNDRPVFVKGVNWIPDDAFPVRVDRARYRERLEQAASAGLNLVRVWGGGIYESDDFYDLCDELGLLTWQDFLFACSAYAEEEPLRSEVAAEARDNIVRLAHHPSLALLTGNNENLWGYEDWGWKLALDGRTWGAYYYHELFPKLVAEHAPHVPYAPGSPFSPGGPGGEHGGEQGGEHPNAEAHGTMHVWDLWNQQDWPHYRDLEPRFVAEFGWQGPPAWSTLTRAISDDPLTPESPGMIVHQKATDGNAKLTAGLVPHYRVPNDMETWHWAMQLNQANAISCALDHYRSHWPKTAGAVVWQLNDCWPVTSWAAIDGDGHAKPLFHAIRNAFAPRVVSIQPRVDASGASALAAVLGNDADDGWVGEVVFERRGFDGSVLARAAASVEVAARSSATVAIPVEVAQATDAACELLVASLDGVRGLWWFAEPRDSALAAADVTVETASTGAGVVAVTVTAGASVVRDLTLLFDKLDVHAAVDSGLVTLLPGESWVFTVSGVSAPGVISAEAVSDPRVLRSGNQLVAPPA
- a CDS encoding flavin-dependent oxidoreductase: MKIVIIGAGLGGLATALSLGRAGFEDVTVIERASELRPLGVGINLLPHAVRELTELGLAEQVAAIAAAPGRLAYFNRHGQPVWSEPRGLDAGYQWPQLSVHRGEFQLLLVEAVRERFGADAIGLGWRATGVEHGVEVSDATRASGGIRRQERVRFADAAGDELVLDADVVVAADGIHSAIRAQANPGEGAPPWNRLLLWRGTAVVPTYLDGRTMIMAGDAEQKFVAYPLAAGATGEAAPEGFTRVNFIAERRAPEGVDETADWNHAVDPAPIVELFADWRFDWLDVPGVIAAADEILEYPMVDRDPLERWIFGRTTLLGDAAHALYPNGSNGASQAILDARTLAFHLAGAAAAGGAGDDTDDADDGSAIDAALAAYEADRRPATTKLSGMTRQLGPERVMQLAYERAPQGFADVHDVIPEAELQQIADSYKVAAGFHPDRLNERSSLTRAVRA
- a CDS encoding MarR family winged helix-turn-helix transcriptional regulator, which encodes MTSAAASDGLDVARLSGLISPLRRSLLRAARAAEHLPEIADAQIEVLRALPADVSRSPVELADDLSLNRTTVSNLLKSMEAAGLVTRSTDAADRRRVEVRASGEAHRLLERFDAASATLVGEALADLDPDDARALAAALPALERLRDALHVLSRAATGIRSAVEVEVDVVGAAGAAVAAGAADAAEARA
- a CDS encoding DUF3237 domain-containing protein, giving the protein MSGVEPPATRLVKLFRAEVVVDGIEDHGVTSVGHRRVVPILGGRLSAGLDAEVLPGGADWQVVRPDGTIEIDTRYSARTPAGDLLHLRTHGIRSGPPEVLAALGRGEVVPPEQYTFRLHVEVETSAPALAQLQRQLIVGVAARGPREIVYDAYRVD
- a CDS encoding TetR/AcrR family transcriptional regulator — encoded protein: MGEAMSDRVDARVERTRRALQQAALELARADRFDDATVAEITDAAGVNRSSFYQHYDDRDTLLADAIEAAEIEAVAELDVPTDIPSRLPDSMVAFLAHFDADADLYRRLLGERGSPIVAARIRARFHAQAREGVISSGTTAFEGLPIDIVAAGIAGSCLAVVQAWLELDPRPGVETAAEWVWRVLVGPGEPISAPVRDSGQSTR
- a CDS encoding SDR family NAD(P)-dependent oxidoreductase yields the protein MALTANSTIAEWLADPAGHAALQGLVSQGGGSTEQLAPIAGLPLQQLVVMSQGQMPQAAVDELVKAVNGGVIPEDAESTAWQEQVTPGRFAGKTVIVTGAASGIGRATASRIAREGGRVVAVDISAEKLDEFAASIPGSEIVPVAGDITKQESIDAIVAAAGDKIYGLANVAGINDDFSPIHETPDAIWDKVMAVNVTGTFKLTRAVVPFMLEAGKGSIVNVASEAGLRGNASGNAYTTSKHAVVGLTKSAAFMYALQGVRVNAVAPGGVATGIPFPPHVSEVGSARLAPFQGAIPSVATAEALAASITFLLSEDAVNINGAILASDGGWSVQ